The following coding sequences are from one Danio rerio strain Tuebingen ecotype United States chromosome 21, GRCz12tu, whole genome shotgun sequence window:
- the or92a3 gene encoding odorant receptor 132-3: protein MDSNGTSGDVPFLYQQVFQLDRDPLTISETILAVLTSLFFFLVNCVMFFALKSKHIFFETPRYILFGHMLMNDSVLLLLTTVMFMLALCVYPIHKSICTLLVFITHSTFRNAPLTLALMSLERYVAICFPLRHCTIATPKRTGIAIGIIWFLSSINVIIDIIIALVNNPYVLAEVEFCTLQKLYIGKWQVDKAQWFDVLYFVSVAVIIIFTYIMIMITARSVSSDKDSAKKALRTVMLHLIQLGLCLTSFLYATIELILYMVIGSTSPLFINLRYLNYFVVLILPRCLSPLIYGMRDEAVWPLFKYYFCYRSGKVKPFVNVH from the coding sequence GATGTGCCTTTCCTTTATCAGCAAGTCTTTCAGCTGGATCGGGATCCTCTCACCATTAGTGAAACTATATTGGCTGTGTTAacatctctttttttctttcttgtcaaCTGTGTGATGTTCTTTGCTCTAAAAAGCAAGCACATATTCTTTGAGACGCCACGCTATATTCTTTTTGGCCACATGCTTATGAATGACTCTGTGCTTTTGCTGCTAACAACTGTCATGTTCATGTTGGCTCTGTGTGTTTATCCAATACATAAATCCATATGCACTCTGTTAGTCTTCATTACTCACTCCACTTTCCGTAACGCTCCTCTGACTCTAGCACTGATGTCTCTGGAGCGGTACGTGGCAATCTGCTTCCCTCTGAGACACTGCACCATCGCCACACCTAAAAGAACTGGAATCGCCATTGGAATCATCTGGTTTCTGAGTTCTATAAATGTTATCATAGATATAATTATTGCTTTAGTTAATAACCCCTATGTTTTAGCAGAAGTTGAATTTTGCACGCTACAGAAATTGTATATAGGCAAATGGCAGGTGGACAAAGCTCAGTGGTTTGATGTGCTTTATTTTGTGTCAGTTGCAGTTATCATTATATTCACATATATCATGATTATGATCACAGCCAGGTCCGTTTCATCTGATAAAGATTCTGCTAAAAAAGCTCTAAGAACAGTGATGTTGCACTTAATTCAGCTGGGACTGTGTCTCACCTCTTTTTTGTATGCAACAATAGAGTTAATATTATACATGGTGATTGGAAGCACATCGCCTCTCTTTATAAATCTgagatatttaaattattttgttgttCTTATTCTGCCACGTTGCTTGAGTCCTCTGATCTATGGCATGAGAGATGAAGCCGTGTGGCCCTTGTTCAAATATTACTTTTGCTATCGTTCAGGCAAAGTAAAGCCTTTTGTTAATGTGCATTAA